The following coding sequences are from one Synergistaceae bacterium window:
- a CDS encoding ATP-binding protein: MMELEQARELLLEMGIKTAADLLDAHLEKAVKEEATYLSFLLGLLNSEKEERKRRSEETRIKLSRLPHHKTIEEFDFSFQPSIDPRQIKELSTLAFAARKENVILLGPPGVGKTHLSVALSMEALRGGMTVYYATLPRLIADMKKAIMTDKL, encoded by the coding sequence ATGATGGAGCTTGAACAGGCCAGAGAACTGCTTTTAGAAATGGGCATCAAGACTGCAGCGGACCTTCTGGATGCTCACCTGGAGAAAGCGGTCAAAGAAGAAGCCACATATCTGTCGTTTCTTTTGGGGCTGCTAAATTCTGAAAAGGAGGAAAGGAAGAGGCGAAGCGAGGAAACACGTATAAAACTCTCACGACTGCCTCACCACAAAACAATAGAAGAGTTTGACTTCTCATTCCAGCCGAGCATAGATCCCAGGCAGATAAAAGAACTCTCTACACTGGCTTTCGCTGCCCGAAAGGAGAATGTGATACTCTTAGGACCGCCTGGCGTTGGAAAAACACATCTGTCTGTTGCTCTGTCCATGGAGGCGCTCCGAGGAGGCATGACTGTTTACTATGCAACATTGCCCAGGCTGATCGCTGATATGAAAAAAGCAATCATGACAGACAAGCTGG